A single window of Acetohalobium arabaticum DSM 5501 DNA harbors:
- a CDS encoding glycosyltransferase family 2 protein, translated as MEIAAVIPAYNEEERIAEVAKVAIQHNLITETIVVSDGSTDNTALIANRCGAEVLELSENIGKGGAMQLGIEETEAEIILFLDADLIGLKEKHLDKLLKPLINNKVKMTVGVFGEGRFTTDLAHKIAPFLSGQRGIRREILQQISNLDLTKFGVEVALTRYANEAGIKTKQVRLEDLTHVMKEEKLGFWQGLIARLKMYWEMLKGVRWS; from the coding sequence ATGGAGATAGCTGCAGTAATTCCAGCCTATAACGAAGAAGAGCGAATTGCAGAAGTAGCTAAGGTAGCTATTCAACATAACTTAATTACAGAAACTATTGTAGTCAGTGACGGTTCTACTGATAATACAGCTTTAATTGCTAACAGATGTGGAGCAGAAGTTTTAGAATTGAGTGAGAATATTGGTAAAGGTGGAGCAATGCAGTTAGGAATAGAAGAGACTGAAGCAGAAATCATTCTTTTTTTGGATGCAGATTTAATTGGTTTAAAGGAGAAGCATCTTGATAAGTTATTAAAACCGCTTATTAATAACAAGGTTAAAATGACAGTTGGAGTCTTTGGAGAAGGAAGATTTACTACTGATTTAGCCCATAAAATTGCTCCTTTTCTATCAGGCCAGCGCGGAATTAGACGGGAGATACTACAACAGATATCCAATTTAGATTTAACTAAGTTTGGAGTAGAAGTCGCTTTAACTAGATATGCCAACGAAGCTGGAATTAAGACCAAACAGGTTAGATTAGAAGATTTAACCCATGTAATGAAGGAAGAAAAGTTGGGCTTCTGGCAGGGGCTTATAGCCCGATTGAAGATGTACTGGGAGATGCTTAAAGGGGTTCGGTGGAGCTGA
- the ytvI gene encoding sporulation integral membrane protein YtvI, producing MKPTYKLGLGILGIALLSLIFFEYLLIYFLPFIIAFLIASLIEPIVELLQTKLRLNRGLAVTICLGIILIIIILLITIFLSRLFVELTKLANNIPEFKTLGARAQWVVKQNQNLSRLLLELELPETVKEVITQNLEHLYQQLRSMIQRGITTFLELLRGLPKFITILLVSLISTFFISRDKELINQTILRAFPRPWHKNINKLESEIMSAAIGFIRAELILISITTVLMITGLLLLGSDYAISLGLVAGLLDLIPVIGPSLVILPWAGYSMIIGDISFGVSLLAVLITVAVIRQLVEAKVIGENIGIHPLATLISMYLGVQILGIGGFFIGPAILILLRAIIRAGFASVLIE from the coding sequence ATGAAACCTACTTATAAACTGGGGCTGGGAATTTTAGGTATAGCCTTATTAAGTCTTATATTTTTCGAATACTTATTAATTTATTTTCTCCCTTTTATAATTGCCTTTTTAATTGCTTCCTTAATTGAACCTATTGTTGAATTGCTGCAGACGAAATTGAGATTAAATAGAGGACTGGCGGTTACCATCTGTTTAGGGATTATATTAATTATTATTATATTACTGATTACTATCTTCTTATCCAGATTATTTGTTGAATTGACTAAACTGGCCAATAATATTCCTGAATTCAAGACTTTAGGGGCAAGAGCCCAATGGGTAGTCAAGCAGAATCAGAATTTAAGTAGATTATTATTGGAACTGGAACTGCCGGAAACAGTCAAAGAGGTTATCACTCAGAATTTGGAGCATCTTTATCAGCAGTTAAGAAGTATGATTCAAAGAGGAATTACTACTTTTTTGGAGCTGTTGAGAGGGCTGCCGAAATTTATTACAATTCTGTTGGTCAGTTTAATATCTACTTTCTTTATCAGTCGTGATAAAGAATTAATTAATCAAACAATTCTAAGAGCATTTCCCCGACCATGGCATAAAAATATTAATAAATTGGAATCAGAAATCATGAGTGCTGCAATTGGTTTTATTCGAGCAGAATTAATTTTGATTTCGATTACTACTGTACTTATGATTACAGGATTATTATTGTTAGGTAGTGATTATGCTATTAGTTTAGGTTTAGTAGCAGGCTTATTGGACTTGATTCCAGTAATTGGACCTAGTTTAGTTATTTTGCCTTGGGCTGGTTATTCTATGATTATTGGAGATATTAGTTTTGGAGTTTCTTTATTAGCAGTTTTAATTACAGTAGCAGTAATTAGACAGCTAGTAGAAGCAAAGGTAATTGGCGAGAATATAGGCATTCATCCGTTAGCTACTTTAATTTCTATGTATCTAGGAGTTCAGATATTGGGAATTGGAGGATTCTTCATTGGGCCAGCAATCTTAATTCTTCTGCGGGCAATAATTCGAGCCGGATTTGCTTCTGTTTTAATTGAATAA
- the rpsB gene encoding 30S ribosomal protein S2: MSVVTMKEMLESGVHFGHKTRRWNPKMESYIFTERNGIYIIDLQQTEKLAEEAYNFVRDLASEGKQILFASTKKQAQETIEREATRCGMPYVKERWLGGMLTNYQTISKRIDRLEELEQMEEDGLFEVLPKKEVMELKRERDKLVRFLGGIRDMDGLPDAIFIADPRREEIAVAEANKLGIPIVAIVDTNCDPDLIDYVIPGNDDAIRAVKLLTGIMADAVLEGKQGKQEQEAEVQEAQVEAEDVAEVEEEVQEDTAEVEETKEAE; this comes from the coding sequence ATGTCTGTTGTAACTATGAAGGAAATGTTAGAGTCAGGAGTTCATTTTGGACATAAGACTAGACGTTGGAATCCTAAAATGGAGTCTTATATCTTTACTGAAAGAAATGGAATCTATATTATTGACCTTCAACAGACTGAAAAGTTAGCTGAGGAAGCGTATAATTTTGTACGTGACTTAGCTAGTGAAGGCAAGCAGATTCTTTTTGCTTCTACTAAAAAGCAGGCTCAGGAGACTATTGAGCGGGAAGCAACACGATGCGGTATGCCGTATGTTAAAGAAAGATGGTTAGGCGGTATGCTGACTAACTATCAAACGATCAGTAAGCGAATTGATCGTTTAGAAGAGCTAGAACAGATGGAAGAAGACGGGCTCTTTGAAGTTCTACCTAAGAAAGAAGTTATGGAGCTTAAACGTGAGCGTGACAAGCTAGTTAGATTCTTAGGTGGAATTAGAGATATGGATGGTCTTCCTGATGCTATTTTTATTGCTGACCCACGTAGAGAAGAGATTGCTGTGGCTGAAGCTAATAAGTTAGGAATTCCAATTGTAGCTATTGTAGATACAAATTGTGATCCTGACTTAATAGATTATGTAATTCCTGGTAATGATGATGCTATTCGAGCTGTTAAGCTTTTGACAGGAATTATGGCTGATGCAGTATTAGAAGGTAAGCAGGGCAAACAAGAACAAGAAGCTGAAGTTCAAGAAGCCCAGGTTGAAGCAGAAGATGTTGCAGAAGTCGAAGAAGAAGTTCAAGAAGATACTGCAGAAGTTGAAGAAACTAAAGAAGCTGAATAA
- the tsf gene encoding translation elongation factor Ts has translation MGISAADVKELRAKTSAGILDCKKALKETDGDMEEAVKYLREKGISEAEEKSERTAAEGLVHSYIHMNGTIGVLVEVNCETDFVAKNDAFKELVNNIAMHIAAANPKYLSREDVPEDVIEQEKEMLEKQALNEDKPEHIVEQIVEGRLEKFFNQNCLLEQEYIRNDDKTVQELLTEKIAELGENINIRRFTRYELGEGIEVEEEDFAEEVKSEVGE, from the coding sequence ATGGGAATTTCAGCAGCTGATGTTAAAGAATTAAGAGCAAAGACTAGTGCAGGAATATTGGACTGTAAGAAGGCCTTAAAAGAAACTGATGGTGATATGGAAGAAGCAGTAAAGTATCTGCGGGAAAAAGGTATTAGTGAAGCAGAAGAAAAGTCAGAACGTACGGCAGCTGAAGGATTAGTTCACTCTTATATACATATGAATGGTACAATTGGAGTTTTGGTTGAAGTTAACTGTGAGACTGACTTTGTAGCTAAGAATGATGCCTTTAAAGAATTAGTCAATAATATTGCTATGCATATAGCTGCCGCTAATCCGAAATATCTATCGAGGGAAGATGTACCTGAAGATGTTATTGAACAAGAAAAGGAGATGCTTGAAAAGCAGGCTCTTAATGAGGATAAACCGGAACATATAGTAGAACAGATAGTTGAAGGGCGGTTAGAGAAGTTCTTTAACCAGAACTGTTTACTAGAACAGGAATATATTCGTAATGATGATAAAACAGTTCAGGAATTACTTACTGAAAAGATTGCTGAACTGGGAGAAAATATTAATATTAGAAGATTTACTCGTTATGAGTTAGGCGAAGGTATTGAAGTTGAAGAAGAAGACTTTGCTGAAGAAGTTAAGAGCGAAGTAGGAGAGTAA
- the pyrH gene encoding UMP kinase, with protein sequence MAEAEFSRVIIKLSGEVLSGNQEYGIDPEFINSVAQEIKEVNETEVEVAIVVGGGNIFRGVAGSAKGMDRGTADYMGMLATVINALALQDALEKLEIETRVQTAIAMREVAEPYIRRRAIRHLEKGRIVIFGAGTGNPFFSTDTTAALRAAEIDADAILMAKNVDGVYDSDPVENPDAVKFKELNYIDVINRGLGVMDSTAVSLCMDNEIPIIVFGLKEMENIKKVVTGKEIGTFVR encoded by the coding sequence ATGGCTGAAGCTGAATTTTCAAGAGTAATTATTAAACTAAGTGGAGAAGTATTAAGCGGTAATCAAGAATACGGTATTGATCCTGAATTTATTAACTCAGTTGCTCAAGAGATAAAAGAAGTTAATGAGACAGAGGTAGAAGTAGCTATTGTAGTAGGCGGCGGGAATATCTTTAGAGGTGTAGCTGGTAGTGCTAAAGGAATGGATCGCGGTACTGCTGACTATATGGGAATGTTGGCTACTGTAATTAATGCTTTAGCACTTCAAGATGCTTTAGAGAAGTTAGAGATTGAAACTAGAGTACAGACTGCCATTGCTATGCGGGAAGTAGCAGAACCTTATATTCGCCGTCGGGCCATTCGCCATTTGGAAAAAGGCCGGATAGTTATCTTTGGAGCAGGAACCGGAAATCCCTTCTTTTCTACTGATACTACAGCAGCTCTGCGGGCAGCCGAAATTGATGCAGATGCTATTTTAATGGCTAAGAATGTTGATGGAGTTTATGACTCTGATCCTGTAGAGAATCCGGATGCTGTAAAGTTTAAAGAGTTGAATTATATTGATGTAATTAATCGCGGCTTAGGAGTTATGGATTCTACTGCTGTTTCTTTATGTATGGATAATGAAATTCCAATTATTGTTTTTGGACTTAAAGAAATGGAGAATATAAAGAAGGTAGTTACTGGAAAAGAGATTGGTACTTTTGTCCGCTAA
- a CDS encoding isoprenyl transferase, whose translation METEEMPEHIAVIMDGNGRWAKEQGLSRSAGHKKGVQKLKKIIEIVNKLEIEHLTVFAFSTENWKRPKKEVDFLMRLFHRTFDNEVLDLHNSDVRIRVLGRRQGLPENIKAKIDEVVDLTNKNQGLNLNIALNYGGRSEIIDAAKSLAAKVKNGTVKLDDIDEEELSNELYTADIPDPELLIRPSGEKRISNFLLWQSAYAEFWFTDTYWPEFDKEELLEAIAEYQRRERRFGGLKEKDSR comes from the coding sequence ATGGAGACTGAAGAAATGCCGGAACATATAGCTGTTATTATGGATGGGAATGGGCGGTGGGCTAAAGAACAGGGCCTATCCCGCAGTGCTGGACATAAAAAAGGGGTGCAGAAATTAAAGAAGATTATAGAAATAGTAAATAAATTAGAAATTGAACACTTGACTGTATTTGCATTTTCAACCGAAAATTGGAAGCGGCCTAAAAAAGAAGTGGACTTTTTAATGAGACTGTTCCATCGAACTTTTGATAATGAAGTTTTAGATTTACATAATTCTGATGTCAGAATTAGAGTTTTAGGCCGCCGGCAGGGTCTACCGGAGAATATTAAGGCTAAGATCGATGAAGTTGTGGATTTAACCAATAAGAATCAAGGTTTGAACTTGAATATTGCTTTAAATTATGGCGGGCGATCTGAAATCATTGATGCTGCCAAGAGTTTAGCTGCTAAAGTGAAGAATGGTACAGTAAAGTTAGATGATATAGATGAAGAAGAATTAAGTAATGAACTTTACACAGCAGATATACCGGATCCGGAATTATTGATTAGGCCCAGCGGGGAAAAAAGAATCAGTAACTTCTTGTTATGGCAGTCTGCTTATGCTGAATTCTGGTTTACGGATACATATTGGCCTGAGTTTGATAAAGAGGAGTTATTGGAGGCTATAGCTGAATATCAGAGGCGGGAACGGAGATTTGGTGGACTAAAGGAAAAGGACAGTAGGTGA
- a CDS encoding 1-deoxy-D-xylulose-5-phosphate reductoisomerase: MMKTVTILGSTGSIGKQTLEVIRKLDLEYELTALTANSNVEVLAAQVREFKPKFAVLMNEEAASELKYKLSDLETKVLTGKEGLIRAATVDQVDLVINSVVGAAGLMPTLEAIEAGKDIGLANKETLVVAGELVMAKAKENGVQILPIDSEHNAVFQALAGEDREVIEKIILTASGGPFRGSTKQELADVTVEEALDHPNWDMGGKITIDSATLMNKGLEVIEARWLFDVEFTDIEVVVHPQSIIHSLVQFKDTSIIAELGLPDMKVPIQYVLTYPQRQENNLERLNLAEVGRLDFEEPDRELFPCLDYAYQAGELGGTMPAVLNAANEVAVARFLAGKLKFIEIPKVIKRVMEQHQIVESPNLTEILAADSWARTQGEKEVEAFC, from the coding sequence ATTATGAAGACAGTTACGATTTTAGGTTCTACAGGTTCGATTGGGAAACAGACTTTAGAAGTAATTAGAAAGTTAGACTTAGAGTATGAGCTTACAGCTTTAACTGCTAATAGCAATGTAGAAGTTCTGGCAGCTCAGGTTAGGGAATTTAAGCCTAAGTTTGCTGTTTTAATGAATGAAGAGGCTGCTAGTGAGTTAAAATATAAATTGTCAGATTTGGAAACTAAAGTTTTAACTGGTAAAGAGGGCTTAATTAGAGCAGCAACTGTTGATCAGGTAGATTTAGTAATTAATTCGGTAGTAGGAGCAGCAGGGTTGATGCCTACTTTAGAAGCTATAGAAGCAGGTAAAGATATTGGATTGGCTAATAAAGAAACGCTGGTAGTAGCTGGAGAATTGGTCATGGCTAAAGCTAAAGAGAATGGAGTTCAAATATTACCAATAGATAGTGAACATAATGCTGTCTTTCAAGCATTGGCCGGTGAGGATAGAGAAGTTATTGAAAAGATAATTCTTACAGCCTCAGGAGGGCCATTTAGAGGCAGTACCAAACAGGAACTGGCTGATGTAACTGTTGAAGAAGCTCTAGACCATCCTAATTGGGATATGGGCGGAAAGATTACGATTGATTCAGCTACTTTGATGAATAAAGGATTAGAAGTGATTGAAGCCCGGTGGCTGTTTGATGTTGAGTTTACTGATATTGAGGTTGTTGTTCATCCCCAAAGCATTATTCATTCTCTAGTCCAGTTTAAGGATACTTCCATAATAGCCGAGCTAGGACTGCCTGATATGAAGGTTCCGATTCAGTATGTATTGACCTATCCGCAGCGGCAGGAAAATAATCTCGAGAGATTGAATTTAGCTGAAGTAGGAAGGCTTGATTTTGAAGAGCCGGACCGCGAATTATTTCCCTGTCTTGATTATGCTTATCAGGCGGGTGAACTTGGAGGTACTATGCCTGCAGTTTTAAATGCAGCTAATGAAGTGGCTGTGGCCAGATTTTTAGCGGGAAAACTTAAATTTATTGAGATCCCGAAGGTAATTAAACGAGTTATGGAGCAGCATCAGATAGTTGAAAGTCCTAATTTAACAGAAATATTAGCTGCTGATAGCTGGGCTAGGACTCAAGGTGAAAAGGAGGTTGAAGCCTTTTGTTAA
- the ispG gene encoding flavodoxin-dependent (E)-4-hydroxy-3-methylbut-2-enyl-diphosphate synthase, with the protein MRKEIKQVEIGDVKIGGDAPISVQSMTNTDTRDVAATVEQIRKLEKAGCELIRVAVPDQDAAEKVDEIKAAIDIPLIADIHFNHRLALRVLELGIDGLRINPGNIGGEDKIKAVALAAKKREVPIRVGVNAGSLEEGLLAEYGSPTSEAMVESALQNIRLLEKYGFNDIIISLKASDVDMTKEAYELIAKKVNYPLHLGITEAGTEWAGTIKSAVGLGIILNKGLGDTIRVSLTGDPVQEVRVGYEILKSLNLRQKGPEIISCPTCGRCEIDLIEVANEVEQKIQNLDLNLKVAIMGCVVNGPGEAKEADIGIAGGKNVGLLFKEGEVIRKVSEDELIATLLTEIDKMK; encoded by the coding sequence CTGAGAAAAGAGATTAAACAGGTAGAGATAGGAGATGTTAAGATCGGGGGAGATGCTCCTATTTCTGTCCAATCAATGACTAATACTGATACCAGAGATGTAGCGGCTACAGTAGAACAGATTAGAAAGTTAGAGAAAGCCGGCTGTGAACTGATTAGAGTTGCGGTTCCTGACCAGGATGCTGCTGAGAAGGTAGACGAAATTAAGGCTGCTATCGATATTCCGTTGATTGCTGATATTCACTTTAATCACCGATTGGCTTTACGTGTTTTGGAATTAGGAATTGATGGGCTGCGGATTAATCCCGGTAATATCGGTGGTGAGGATAAGATAAAAGCAGTAGCTTTAGCAGCTAAAAAAAGAGAAGTTCCTATTAGAGTAGGAGTCAATGCTGGTTCCTTAGAAGAAGGGTTATTGGCTGAGTATGGTTCTCCTACTTCAGAGGCAATGGTTGAGAGTGCATTACAGAATATTAGATTATTAGAAAAATACGGTTTTAATGATATTATTATTTCGCTGAAGGCTTCTGATGTAGATATGACCAAAGAAGCTTATGAATTGATAGCAAAGAAGGTTAATTATCCGCTTCATTTAGGAATTACAGAAGCAGGAACTGAATGGGCGGGAACAATTAAATCAGCAGTCGGTTTAGGAATTATCCTCAATAAAGGATTAGGTGATACGATTAGAGTTTCCCTGACAGGAGATCCGGTGCAGGAAGTTAGAGTTGGATATGAGATTTTAAAGTCACTTAATCTGCGCCAGAAGGGGCCGGAGATTATCTCCTGTCCCACCTGCGGAAGATGTGAGATTGATTTGATTGAAGTAGCCAATGAGGTAGAACAGAAGATACAGAATTTAGATCTTAATCTCAAAGTAGCCATTATGGGCTGTGTAGTCAATGGACCGGGAGAAGCTAAAGAGGCAGATATTGGAATTGCTGGTGGTAAAAATGTTGGGCTATTATTTAAAGAAGGAGAGGTAATCAGAAAAGTATCGGAAGATGAGTTGATAGCTACTTTATTGACTGAAATAGATAAGATGAAGTAG
- the frr gene encoding ribosome recycling factor: MIKQVEKKTQQKMEEVIDEVKDDFDQIRTGRAKPSLIEGITADYYGTKTPINQMAKVSAPEPRQLVIQPWDDGVLEDIEKAIMKSDLDLSPNNDGEVIRINIPKLTEEKRKEYVSLANDKAEEHRIEIRNLRREANDELEELETAGEISEDNYHRGLENIQDLTDEYIAKVDELLDKKEEAILAI; encoded by the coding sequence ATGATTAAGCAAGTAGAAAAGAAAACCCAACAGAAGATGGAAGAAGTGATTGATGAAGTTAAAGATGATTTTGATCAAATTAGAACTGGTCGAGCTAAACCTTCTTTAATAGAAGGGATTACTGCTGATTATTATGGAACGAAGACTCCAATCAATCAGATGGCTAAAGTTTCGGCTCCTGAACCGCGGCAGTTAGTAATTCAGCCCTGGGATGATGGTGTACTAGAAGATATTGAAAAAGCAATTATGAAGTCTGATCTGGATTTAAGTCCTAATAATGATGGTGAAGTAATTAGAATTAATATTCCTAAATTAACGGAAGAAAAAAGAAAGGAGTATGTTTCTTTAGCCAATGATAAAGCAGAAGAACATAGGATAGAAATTCGGAATCTGCGCCGAGAAGCAAATGATGAATTAGAAGAATTAGAAACTGCGGGAGAGATTTCAGAAGATAATTATCATCGAGGTTTGGAGAATATTCAAGACTTAACTGATGAATATATTGCTAAGGTTGATGAGTTATTAGACAAGAAAGAGGAAGCGATTTTAGCAATATAA
- the rseP gene encoding RIP metalloprotease RseP, with product MLTTVVSFVVVISILIFVHEFGHFIVAKKTGVLVEEFAIGMGPKLVGKQKGETLYSIRLFPLGGYCKMTGEFPIDEEEDEIEDVKQYRQAYRNERCLFQKSVFERMAVIFTGPLMNFLLAVVVFSLIFSVFGVPVSGSSSTVIGTVLPDKPAKEAGLQAQDKIVAVNDQQVNNWEELAALINKNPNQEIKVTVKRNGDFKSFQVTPELDSERDIGLIGIMPQLVREQAGIFKSIKLGVQQTLAVTVGIISGVWQMITGQMSSSVAGPVKIAQLVGDAAQVSILKVLNLMAILSVNLGILNLLPFPALDGGRLVFLGIEVVRGKAVDPEKEGFVHFIGLVLLLILMAIIVYRDIVDIF from the coding sequence TTGTTAACTACAGTAGTATCATTTGTAGTTGTGATTAGTATTTTAATCTTTGTTCATGAGTTTGGTCACTTTATTGTTGCCAAGAAGACAGGAGTATTAGTGGAAGAATTCGCTATTGGAATGGGACCAAAGTTAGTTGGAAAACAGAAAGGGGAGACTCTTTATTCAATCCGTTTATTTCCTTTAGGCGGTTATTGTAAGATGACAGGAGAGTTTCCAATTGATGAGGAAGAAGATGAAATAGAGGATGTAAAACAATATCGGCAGGCTTATCGGAATGAAAGATGTCTGTTCCAAAAATCTGTTTTTGAGCGAATGGCAGTTATCTTTACAGGGCCATTAATGAATTTTCTGTTAGCAGTGGTAGTCTTCAGTTTGATCTTTTCTGTTTTTGGAGTGCCTGTTTCAGGCTCATCTTCGACAGTAATTGGAACTGTTCTGCCTGATAAACCGGCTAAAGAAGCCGGACTTCAGGCCCAGGATAAGATTGTTGCTGTCAATGATCAGCAGGTAAATAACTGGGAAGAACTAGCGGCTTTAATTAATAAAAATCCGAATCAAGAGATTAAAGTTACAGTCAAGAGAAATGGAGATTTTAAGTCCTTTCAGGTAACTCCTGAATTGGATTCGGAAAGGGATATAGGCTTGATTGGGATTATGCCTCAGCTGGTACGGGAACAGGCCGGTATCTTTAAGTCAATTAAATTAGGGGTTCAACAGACTTTAGCAGTAACTGTAGGAATTATTAGCGGTGTCTGGCAGATGATTACTGGTCAAATGTCCTCTAGTGTTGCTGGACCAGTAAAGATAGCACAACTGGTAGGGGATGCAGCCCAGGTTAGTATTCTGAAAGTATTAAATCTAATGGCAATTTTAAGTGTTAATTTAGGAATCTTAAATTTGCTTCCTTTTCCTGCTTTGGATGGAGGGAGACTGGTCTTTTTAGGGATTGAAGTTGTTAGAGGTAAAGCTGTTGATCCAGAAAAGGAAGGCTTTGTCCACTTTATAGGTTTGGTATTATTATTAATTTTAATGGCAATTATTGTTTATAGAGATATAGTTGATATCTTCTAA
- a CDS encoding MgtC/SapB family protein, which yields MVLILNYVEILSRLVLAILLGGMVGWERESSSRPAGFRTNILVCLGSALIMVVSLKFYGLFEAAHSNDPGRIAAQVVSGIGFLGAGTIIREGFAVKGLTTAAGLWAIAGVGLAVGAGFYFSAISATVLIIMTLTILSIIEKKITHGNREKKLRIKAYDQPGEIGKIGSVLGDHNVHILDLSIDHIRNEQNIYINLRVRLPADFDANQVIPHLTQTTGVIQVELKDDSG from the coding sequence GTGGTTTTGATTCTGAACTATGTTGAGATCTTATCAAGACTAGTATTAGCTATATTATTAGGGGGGATGGTAGGTTGGGAACGAGAAAGTAGTTCTCGACCAGCAGGCTTTAGAACTAACATTTTAGTCTGTTTGGGTTCAGCATTAATAATGGTTGTGTCGCTTAAATTTTATGGTCTTTTTGAAGCTGCACATTCTAATGATCCGGGACGAATTGCAGCACAGGTAGTTAGCGGGATTGGTTTTTTAGGGGCAGGAACTATTATTAGAGAAGGCTTTGCAGTTAAGGGATTAACAACAGCAGCTGGATTATGGGCTATTGCAGGCGTTGGTCTAGCAGTTGGAGCCGGTTTTTATTTCAGTGCTATTAGTGCTACTGTATTAATTATTATGACGCTGACTATCTTAAGTATTATTGAAAAGAAGATTACTCACGGGAATAGAGAAAAGAAGTTACGGATTAAAGCTTATGATCAGCCGGGGGAGATTGGCAAGATTGGTTCAGTATTAGGAGATCATAATGTGCATATTCTTGATTTAAGTATTGACCATATCCGCAATGAACAGAATATATATATTAATTTACGGGTTAGACTGCCAGCGGATTTTGATGCCAACCAGGTAATTCCGCATCTAACTCAGACTACTGGGGTAATTCAGGTTGAACTTAAGGATGACTCAGGTTAA
- a CDS encoding HD domain-containing protein: MLTEHVTLETLITDSVAKKHLPQGGLRHAVITAENAFELANERQLCVDIATKAGLLHDIGHTTWEHQGEWDYESYNYYDIHTIKGAERAHELLIFKGEDLSKARTVALAILFHSDSSPISENVELTPLQQLVFDADDMDELKDKERHNLEIDFAEALERVRRLDMLVYQSLQNCSALQCKDCNGRVGETDAEKRD, encoded by the coding sequence ATGTTAACCGAGCATGTTACATTAGAGACTTTAATTACTGATAGCGTAGCTAAAAAGCATCTGCCCCAGGGTGGACTGCGCCATGCTGTAATCACAGCTGAAAATGCTTTTGAATTAGCAAATGAACGGCAGTTATGTGTAGATATAGCTACTAAGGCCGGACTGCTACATGATATAGGACATACTACCTGGGAACATCAAGGTGAGTGGGATTATGAGTCTTATAATTATTATGATATTCATACTATAAAAGGGGCAGAAAGAGCCCATGAATTATTAATCTTTAAAGGTGAAGATTTAAGCAAGGCTAGAACAGTTGCGTTAGCTATTCTCTTTCATAGTGATTCAAGTCCTATCAGTGAGAATGTTGAGTTAACTCCGCTTCAACAGTTAGTCTTTGATGCCGATGATATGGATGAGTTAAAGGATAAGGAACGACATAATTTAGAGATAGATTTTGCTGAGGCCTTAGAGAGGGTACGTCGGCTTGATATGTTAGTCTATCAGAGTTTGCAGAATTGTAGTGCTCTGCAGTGTAAAGACTGTAATGGTAGAGTGGGTGAAACAGATGCTGAGAAAAGAGATTAA
- a CDS encoding phosphatidate cytidylyltransferase: MLNRRVGSALIGILLLVFILNTGGLLFLVAVLLLAAIGLNEFYELAAVKGAKPNKILGIVSGLFLLVMGYLDFKGLIINSNLYLGIVLVLYILLLSNLFKENRQTDSPILDTAVTLLGIIYVGGLFLYLILIYNFSSGGVNIGKRLIWLPILATWITDTLAYFTGLNFGRHKLAPNISPNKTIEGAVGGLVGSILLVAVAGLWLPLSFLDLKNRIILGTLVGIAAQLGDLVESAFKRDAQIKDSGNLIPGHGGVLDRFDSLLFVLPVTYYYFQLFS; encoded by the coding sequence TTGTTAAACAGAAGAGTCGGTAGTGCTCTAATTGGAATTCTATTATTAGTCTTTATTTTAAATACAGGTGGGCTGTTATTTTTAGTAGCTGTCTTATTATTAGCAGCAATTGGTTTAAATGAGTTTTATGAACTAGCTGCTGTTAAGGGGGCTAAACCTAATAAGATATTAGGTATAGTCAGCGGATTGTTTTTATTAGTGATGGGGTATCTGGACTTTAAAGGATTAATTATTAATTCTAATCTATATTTAGGAATAGTTTTGGTCTTATATATATTATTGTTAAGTAATTTATTTAAAGAGAATCGCCAGACAGATTCTCCGATTCTGGATACTGCAGTTACTTTATTAGGAATTATATATGTTGGCGGTTTATTCTTATACTTGATTCTGATTTATAATTTTAGTTCTGGAGGAGTAAATATAGGTAAGAGGTTAATCTGGCTTCCGATTTTGGCTACCTGGATAACTGATACTTTAGCTTACTTTACTGGGCTGAATTTTGGCCGCCATAAATTAGCACCTAATATAAGTCCTAATAAGACAATTGAAGGAGCAGTAGGAGGCTTAGTGGGAAGCATTCTGTTGGTGGCAGTGGCGGGATTATGGCTTCCGCTTAGTTTTTTAGATCTAAAAAATAGGATTATTCTGGGGACCTTAGTGGGAATAGCTGCACAACTTGGTGATTTAGTAGAGTCGGCTTTTAAACGGGATGCCCAAATAAAGGATTCTGGCAATTTAATTCCGGGCCATGGCGGAGTTTTAGATAGGTTTGATAGCTTATTATTTGTTTTACCGGTAACCTATTATTATTTCCAATTATTTAGCTAA